GGGCTTCGCTCCGCTCCGCATCCGCTACACCAACCTGCCCGGCGTGCTGGCCTGGTGGCTCAGCGGCCGGGTGCTGCGGCGCCGCACCGTCACCGCGGCGGACGCGCGCCTGTACGACCGGTGGATGATTCCGTGGATCTCGCGGCTGGAGCGCGTCTGGTCGCCACCGCTGGGGCAGAGCCTGATCGCCATCGCACAACGGGAGGAGGTGGGATGATGCGGGAAGGGACGATCCTGCTGTCCGTGGTGATGCCGGTGTACAACGAGGCCGCCACGGTGCGCCATGCCGCGGAACGGGTGCGCGCGGTGGGGCTCCCCGTCGAGATCCTCTGCGTAGACGACGGCTCCACCGACGGCAGCCGCGAGACGCTGCGCACGCTGCTGGCGGAAGGCGTCATCCACCGGTTGATCGAGCTGCCGCGCAACGGGGGCAAGGGCACGGCGGTGCGCGCCGGAATCGCCGCGGCCGGGGGGGACGTGATCGTCATTCAGGATGCGGACCTGGAGTACGATCCGTTCGAGCTGCCACGGCTGCTGGAGCCCATCGTGGACGGGCGGGCCGACGCGGTGTTCGGGTCGCGCTTCGCCGGCGGGCCGCACCGGGTGCTCTACTTCTGGCACACGCTGGGCAACCGCGCGCTCACCCTGCTGTCGAACATGTTCACGGACCTGAACCTGACCGATATGGAAACGTGCTACAAGATGGCGCGTGCGGACCTGATCCAAAGCCTGCCGCTGCGCACCCGCCGATTCGGGATCGAGCCGGAGCTTACCGCACGGCTGGCCCAGGCGCGCGCACGCATCTACGAGGTCCCCATCTCCTACGCGGGCCGCACGTACGACGAGGGCAAGAAGATCGGGTGGAAGGACGGCGCCGCGGCCATCTGGCACATCGTGCGGGCCAACGTGTTCGCCCCGCGCGTGCCCCGCTACCAGCCGCCGCCGTCCGCCCTCCCGCGGTGGACGCCCGAGGGAACGCCCCCGCGCCACACGGCCGCGGGCCCGCGCTGATCCGCATCGACCCACACGCCCCCGCCGGCCCGGTGCCGCGGGGGCGGCGTTCATTCCGCGCCGTCCCACTCCACGAAGAAGTCGCGGTTTTCGTGCAGCCGCATGCGCACCAGCCGCGCGCCCTCCATCCGCGGCGCCACGCGGGCCCAGATCCACAGCAGGATGTTCTCCGTCGTGGGGATCAGCCCGCCGGGGGCGAACTCCGGCACCGCGTGGTTCAGGTGCTGGTGGTCCAGCGGCCCCGTCACCTCCTCCGCCAGCACGCGGTCCAGCATCCCCAGATCCACCGAGAATCCCGTCTGCGCGTCGACCGCGCCTTCCACCACCACCTCCAGCAGGTAGTCGTGTCCGTGGCCGTGCGGGTTGCTGCACGGGCCGAAGGTGGCGCGGTTGCGTTCCTCGCTCCACTCCGGCCGGTGATACCGGTGCGCGGCGCTGAAACGGACGCGGCGGGTAAGCTGCATGCGGGGCATGGCACGGCGGATGAAGGAAAGCGGCGGGTTCACCCGCCGAATCTCAGCCCGCGGCCGGGCTGGCGCAATCCACCGATGGCCCGTCCCGCGCGGATGCGTCCGGGTTGCGCGTGCGGATGACTCGCGCGGCGGGCGTCCGCGATGTGAATGCAGGCCGGAAAGGATGCGGCACAGCGCGCCGGAACGCGCCCGCCGAAGGAAAGAACCGGGCATGCGACTTGCCTGTTACGCAATCGGAAAAGTTTTGAATACAACCGCACCTTCCGTCTTCTGTTCCCGCACCTCCCCGCACAATGGTCGCTGCTTCGCTCGCCCGTCCCGAGACGCAGAGTTTTGCATCCGTGAACCCTGATCGCGGACGCCAGGCCTCTGTCCCCCGCATCTCCCCCGTGCAGCCGTCCGACGCGGCGCAGGCAGAGGCGGAGAACCGGCCCGTGGTGCTCGTGGCCGAGGACCACGAGGACAGCCGCGACGCCATGCGCACGCTGCTGGACGCGTTCGGCTACCGCGTGGTGGAGGCGGTGAACGGCAGGCAGGCCGTGGAACTCGCGGTCGCCGAGCATCCCGACCTGATCCTGATGGACATGATGATGCCGCTGGTAGACGGCCTGCAGGCCACGCGCGAGATCCGCGCGGAGCCGTCGCTGGCCGGCGTGCCCGTCATTGCGCTCACGGCCATGGAAGGCGCGCGAGACCGCGTGCTGGCGGCCGGCTGCGACGACCTGGTCACCAAGCCCATCGACGTGCGCGCCTTTCTGGGCCGCGTGCGCGGCTGGATCGAGTCGCGGCGGCAGGCGGGCTGAACCGGCGGGGCCGTACATCAACCCCGCCACTGCGATCCGGTGCCGTTCCCCTGCAGAGAGGAACGGCACTTTTGTTCGGTCGCGCCTTGCGCTGCGACACCGGCGGACCCCAACATGCTACATACGTTCGATGCGGACGCGTTGAATTCAAGCGAACAGGGTGGACATGCACTGCGAATGCCGGACGGACGAACGCAGTCTGGTGGTGCTGGCCCCGGGTCTGGACCAGTACCCGGAACTGCGGGCCATGGCGAACGAACATGAGTGGACCGTGCACCCGGCGCTGGGCGCGGTCCGCGTGGAAGTGGGTTCCGCGACGCGGTGGTCGGGCATTGCCCAGGTCGCCAACTTTCTGCGGACGGTGCTGGACGCGGCCCGCTTCGGCGCGCTGCGGGCCGCGTGGATCCGCGCCGGCGTGTCCATCGAAGAGCAGATGGTGACGCTGCTGCACTCCGGCCCGCTCTCCGCCATGGTGGAGGTGGACAGTTCGCCCCTCCCCGCCATGATGCGCGACAACCGCATCGAATCGTGGTTTCAGCCCATCTTCTGGGCGGGAACGCTGGAGCTGTGGGGGTACGAGGCGCTGATGCGCGGCCGCGCGGAAGACGGCAGCCTGGTGCCGCCGTTCACCCTGCTGGAGTGGGCGAAGCAGGAGCACCTGACGTTCATGCTGGACCGGCACACGCGCGAGCTGCACCTGGGCAACGCGGGGCGCGCGGGGATTCCCTCGCACTGCCACCTGCTGGTCAACTTTCTCCCCACGGCCATCTACAAGCCGGAGTTCTGCCTGCGGACCACGGTGCGCGCCGCGGCGCTGGCGGGGCTGGAGCCGGACCACGTCGTATTCGAGATGGTGGAAACGGAGCAGGTGGACCGCGAGCACCTGCGCAACCTGCTGGCGTACTATCGCGCCACGGGCTTCAAGGTGGCGCTGGACGACGTAGGCAGCGGATACTCGGGGCTGGCGATGATGGCCGACCTGAACCCGGACCTGATCAAGATCGACCGCGAGCTGGTGAGCCGCGCGGTGGATTCTCCGTTCCACCGCGAGGTGTGCGCGTCGCTGGTGAAGCTGGGGCAGGACAACGGGCAGATGGTGCTGGCGGAGGGCGTGGAGCGCGAGGAGGAGTGGCACGTGATGTCGGGGCTGGGCGTGAACCTGCTGCAGGGCTACCTGTTCGGCCGCCCGCAGCCGGAACTGGTGACGCACTCGCTGGTGCAGCCGCCCCGCGACATCGCCCTGGCCACCCCGGCCTGACCGGCGCTCCCGGTGGATGAAACGAAGACGGCCTGACCGGCGGATGCCGGTCAGGCCGTCTTCGATACTGGGGGCGAGTCACCCTTGGAGCCGGTCCAGGAACGCGTCGCGAGTGACGTCCGCATCCCGCAGGATCTTGCTCATCAGCCCCGGACCGATGACATCTCCCGCGTGGACAGGGACCACCGTGGCGCGGCCGTCAGCGTGCCTGAGAAAGTGATGGGAGCCCTTGATGCGAACGACCTCGAATCCGAGTTCGTTCAGCACGCGGATGACCTCGGGCGCGGTCGGGCGAGGGAGGCGGGTCACGCAGCGACGGAAACGCGCTGCACACCCACAAACGCCAGCGGCTCGAAGTCCTCGCCTTCAACCTCAAGACACAACTCGATCGCCTCGGCGACGCGCTCCATGAGCGCATCCAGTGACTTTGCCTGCGTGTGGCAGCCGGGAAGTGCCGGAACAGATGCGACAAACCATCCGTCCGCATCTTTCTCGATTACAACGTTGAATTCTCGGCTCACGGTCACTCCAGGTTGCAGGTTGCTGCGCACCTCAATGCTCGCCCAACCGCGGGCGTTCTGCAACCCTTGCAAGGCAGCGTGGACCTCTCCAGCAACCTTCACAGCCTGCAGGCGATCTCGCGATATGCTCGCCAATATCCGCGATCTGTTCAATCGCCACCGGCGACCAGATGACCCTCACCGGGCAAAGCGGTCCAGAAGCGCCTGCTTGGCCGT
This Longimicrobium terrae DNA region includes the following protein-coding sequences:
- a CDS encoding response regulator; this translates as MNPDRGRQASVPRISPVQPSDAAQAEAENRPVVLVAEDHEDSRDAMRTLLDAFGYRVVEAVNGRQAVELAVAEHPDLILMDMMMPLVDGLQATREIRAEPSLAGVPVIALTAMEGARDRVLAAGCDDLVTKPIDVRAFLGRVRGWIESRRQAG
- a CDS encoding glycosyltransferase family 2 protein — its product is MMREGTILLSVVMPVYNEAATVRHAAERVRAVGLPVEILCVDDGSTDGSRETLRTLLAEGVIHRLIELPRNGGKGTAVRAGIAAAGGDVIVIQDADLEYDPFELPRLLEPIVDGRADAVFGSRFAGGPHRVLYFWHTLGNRALTLLSNMFTDLNLTDMETCYKMARADLIQSLPLRTRRFGIEPELTARLAQARARIYEVPISYAGRTYDEGKKIGWKDGAAAIWHIVRANVFAPRVPRYQPPPSALPRWTPEGTPPRHTAAGPR
- a CDS encoding 6-carboxytetrahydropterin synthase; this translates as MPRMQLTRRVRFSAAHRYHRPEWSEERNRATFGPCSNPHGHGHDYLLEVVVEGAVDAQTGFSVDLGMLDRVLAEEVTGPLDHQHLNHAVPEFAPGGLIPTTENILLWIWARVAPRMEGARLVRMRLHENRDFFVEWDGAE
- a CDS encoding EAL domain-containing protein; protein product: MANEHEWTVHPALGAVRVEVGSATRWSGIAQVANFLRTVLDAARFGALRAAWIRAGVSIEEQMVTLLHSGPLSAMVEVDSSPLPAMMRDNRIESWFQPIFWAGTLELWGYEALMRGRAEDGSLVPPFTLLEWAKQEHLTFMLDRHTRELHLGNAGRAGIPSHCHLLVNFLPTAIYKPEFCLRTTVRAAALAGLEPDHVVFEMVETEQVDREHLRNLLAYYRATGFKVALDDVGSGYSGLAMMADLNPDLIKIDRELVSRAVDSPFHREVCASLVKLGQDNGQMVLAEGVEREEEWHVMSGLGVNLLQGYLFGRPQPELVTHSLVQPPRDIALATPA
- a CDS encoding type II toxin-antitoxin system HicB family antitoxin — translated: MSREFNVVIEKDADGWFVASVPALPGCHTQAKSLDALMERVAEAIELCLEVEGEDFEPLAFVGVQRVSVAA
- a CDS encoding type II toxin-antitoxin system HicA family toxin gives rise to the protein MTRLPRPTAPEVIRVLNELGFEVVRIKGSHHFLRHADGRATVVPVHAGDVIGPGLMSKILRDADVTRDAFLDRLQG